One part of the Rutidosis leptorrhynchoides isolate AG116_Rl617_1_P2 chromosome 1, CSIRO_AGI_Rlap_v1, whole genome shotgun sequence genome encodes these proteins:
- the LOC139869118 gene encoding dirigent protein 16-like, with amino-acid sequence MSKQSLLLIFTVLVLHLGISSVTSIDPTAATSATEGGGEHVFELYMHDILGGSNPTARPVTGLLGNIYSGQVPFARRIGFRAPQGGVAIPNANGAIPTVNANGVPLGTGLVGTQFAGNLNQNNIQNQIAAQLGPDGLGLGFGTITVIDDLLTIDPKLGSQSLGKAQGVYVSSSADGSRQMMTFTAMMEGGEYGDSINFFGVYHIGSAMSRLSVTGGTGKFLHACGFAEVRSLIPAGQIVADGVESLLRLTVHLSY; translated from the coding sequence ATGTCGAAGCAATCTTTATTGTTGATATTCACCGTTCTCGTACTCCATTTAGGAATTTCGAGTGTAACATCAATCGATCCAACTGCAGCCACATCAGCAACAGAAGGAGGAGGTGAACATGTTTTCGAACTATACATGCATGACATCCTTGGTGGTAGCAACCCGACAGCTAGACCAGTAACCGGTCTACTAGGTAACATTTACAGTGGTCAAGTACCATTTGCTAGACGTATAGGTTTTCGTGCACCACAAGGTGGGGTCGCCATTCCTAACGCAAACGGTGCAATCCCTACCGTTAACGCTAACGGGGTCCCACTTGGAACTGGCTTAGTTGGCACACAATTCGCTGGTAACCTTAACCAAAACAACATTCAAAACCAGATTGCAGCACAACTGGGACCAGATGGACTGGGGCTTGGGTTTGGTACTATAACTGTGATTGATGACTTGTTGACTATTGACCCGAAGTTGGGTTCACAGTCGTTAGGTAAAGCGCAAGGAGTTTACGTTTCGAGCTCGGCTGATGGAAGTAGACAAATGATGACGTTTACTGCTATGATGGAAGGTGGTGAGTATGGAGATAGTATTAACTTTTTTGGTGTTTATCATATTGGAAGCGCGATGTCTCGGTTGTCGGTGACAGGTGGGACCGGGAAGTTTTTACATGCTTGTGGGTTTGCGGAAGTTAGGTCGTTGATACCGGCTGGTCAGATTGTTGCTGATGGTGTCGAGTCGTTGCTGAGGTTAACTGTTCATCTTTCATATTGA
- the LOC139869128 gene encoding uncharacterized protein, producing the protein MLYLTTCGTTKLYNVRNTWHCGWWTSKFFILLITLVFSFFIPSDYIHLYGELARVGAGIFLVLQLVSVIEFIAWWNAYWMPDERKIQSSCCGLFMSTLFYLASLCGIIVMYVLYASKPSCTLNIFFITWTAILLLVMMVISLHSKVNKGLLSSGIMASYIVFLCWSSLRSEPASEQCSPKKQDSKHVDWMTVLGFLIGVFAIVMATFSTGIDSQTFQLKKQENQMEDDIPYNYGFFHLVFSLGAMYFAMLFISWNLDSPARKWSIDVGWASTWVKIVNEWFAATIYLWKLISPIVRKPKVMNHEEPMPEEQLQDSDQ; encoded by the exons ATGTTGTATCTGACCACGTGTGGAACTACCAAATTATATAACGTTCGTAATACGTGGCATTGCGGATGGTGGACTTCAAAGTTTTTTATATTGCTGATCACATTAGTGTTTTCGTTCTTCATCCCCTCGGATTATATTCATCTCTATG GTGAACTTGCTCGAGTTGGTGCAGG GATTTTTCTTGTTCTCCAGCTTGTAAGCGTAATCGAGTTCATAGCATGGTGGAATGCGTACTGGATGCCTGATGAAAGAAAGATACAGAG CTCGTGTTGTGGATTATTCATGTCGACACTGTTTTATTTGGCGTCGTTATGTGGGATCATCGTGATGTATGTATTGTATGCATCCAAACCTTCATGCACTCTCAACATATTCTTCATCACATGGACAGCAATTTTGCTTCTTGTTATGATGGTTATCTCCTTGCATTCAAAG GTGAATAAAGGTCTTCTATCATCAGGGATCATGGCATCTTATATTGTTTTCCTCTGTTGGTCTTCTTTAAGAAG TGAGCCTGCCAGTGAACAATGCAGCCCTAAAAAGCAGGATAGCAAGCATGTCGACTGGATGACTGTTCTA GGCTTCCTGATCGGTGTTTTCGCCATTGTCATGGCAACGTTTTCCACTGGGATCGATTCACAGACATTTCAG CTCAAGAAACAAGAAAATCAGATGGAAGATGACATCCCCTATAATTATGGATTTTTTCACCTGGTATTCTCCTTGGGTGCTATGTATTTTGCTATGCTTTTCATCAGCTGGAATCTGGATAGTCCAGCCAGGAA ATGGAGCATCGATGTTGGGTGGGCAAGTACATGGGTGAAAATAGTTAATGAATGGTTTGCAGCCACAATATACT TATGGAAATTGATTTCTCCAATTGTGAGAAAACCCAAGGTCATGAATCATGAAGAACCAATGCCAGAAGAGCAACTGCAGGATTCAGATCAATGA